A window of the Streptomyces sp. NBC_01351 genome harbors these coding sequences:
- a CDS encoding YbjN domain-containing protein encodes MADTAAIIESALTEAGLSWESPEPGSYVVQLPGTRKLSTTCSLRIGRHSLSVNAFVIRHPDENEAGVHRWLLERNLKLYGLSYAVDRLGDVYLTGRLPLSVVNPEDLDRLLGTVLEGADGAFNTLLELGFASAIRREYEWRVSRGEPTYNLDAFKHLTQPS; translated from the coding sequence ATGGCTGACACCGCCGCGATCATCGAGAGCGCCCTGACCGAGGCCGGACTGTCGTGGGAGAGCCCCGAGCCGGGCTCGTACGTCGTCCAGCTCCCCGGCACCCGCAAGCTGAGCACCACCTGCTCGCTGCGGATCGGCCGGCACTCCCTGTCGGTGAACGCCTTCGTGATCCGCCACCCCGACGAGAACGAGGCCGGCGTCCACCGCTGGCTGCTGGAGCGCAACCTCAAGCTGTACGGCCTGAGCTACGCCGTCGACCGCCTCGGGGACGTCTACCTCACCGGCCGGCTGCCCCTCTCGGTGGTGAACCCGGAGGATCTGGACCGGCTGCTCGGCACCGTCCTGGAGGGGGCCGACGGCGCCTTCAACACCCTGCTGGAGCTGGGCTTCGCGAGCGCGATCCGCCGCGAGTACGAGTGGCGCGTCTCCCGCGGCGAACCGACCTACAACCTCGACGCCTTCAAGCACCTGACGCAGCCGTCCTGA
- a CDS encoding C40 family peptidase, with protein sequence MGAVRQRRGASALVLLCAMAILTAPGLATGTAYAEPAAPAAPAAPAAPEPGAKSLEQVHKEIEGLYHQAGAATEAYNQAEAETKAQSDKIVELANLIVAGQARIDTLKSRAGAAARAQYRSGGLSPGAQLALSEDPGQFLDGAKRLRQGEKATSDMLSELDRTQHDLQRYAADASARWAILEANRVKQEAAKKEIEAKIKAAEELENKLQAEEKARLIQLEQEAQYKAQTAWLSTGAMKDVSGTATDAGQRAVQFATAQIGKPYVWGAVGPGSYDCSGLTSQAWRAAGKGIPRTSQEQLRLLPKVAVKDMRPGDLIIYFDDATHVGMYIGDGAMVHAPRPGRNVTIAGAGSMPIKAVVRPDA encoded by the coding sequence ATGGGGGCCGTGAGGCAAAGGCGGGGCGCGAGCGCTCTCGTACTGCTCTGCGCGATGGCGATACTGACGGCGCCGGGCCTTGCGACGGGCACCGCCTACGCGGAACCGGCCGCGCCGGCGGCGCCGGCCGCCCCCGCGGCGCCGGAGCCGGGCGCCAAGTCCCTGGAGCAGGTCCACAAGGAGATAGAGGGCCTGTACCACCAGGCGGGCGCCGCCACGGAGGCCTACAACCAGGCCGAGGCCGAGACCAAGGCCCAGTCGGACAAGATCGTCGAGCTGGCCAACCTGATCGTGGCCGGGCAGGCGCGGATCGACACCCTCAAGAGCCGCGCCGGCGCCGCCGCCCGCGCCCAGTACCGCTCGGGCGGCCTGTCCCCCGGCGCGCAGCTGGCCTTGAGCGAGGACCCGGGCCAGTTCCTCGACGGGGCCAAGCGGTTGCGCCAGGGCGAGAAGGCCACCTCGGACATGCTCTCGGAACTGGACCGCACCCAGCACGACTTGCAGCGCTACGCGGCGGACGCGAGCGCGCGCTGGGCGATCCTGGAGGCCAACCGGGTCAAGCAGGAAGCCGCCAAGAAGGAGATCGAGGCGAAGATCAAGGCGGCGGAGGAACTGGAGAACAAGCTCCAGGCCGAGGAGAAGGCCCGGCTGATCCAGCTGGAGCAGGAAGCCCAGTACAAGGCGCAGACGGCGTGGCTGTCGACGGGCGCGATGAAGGACGTCAGCGGCACCGCGACGGACGCCGGACAGCGGGCCGTGCAGTTCGCCACCGCCCAGATCGGCAAGCCGTATGTCTGGGGCGCCGTGGGCCCGGGCTCGTACGACTGCTCGGGGCTGACCTCGCAGGCCTGGCGGGCGGCGGGCAAGGGCATCCCGCGCACCTCGCAGGAGCAGCTGCGGCTGCTGCCGAAGGTCGCGGTCAAGGACATGCGCCCGGGCGATCTGATCATCTACTTCGACGACGCGACCCACGTCGGGATGTACATCGGCGACGGCGCGATGGTCCACGCCCCGCGCCCCGGCCGCAACGTCACGATCGCGGGCGCGGGCTCCATGCCGATCAAGGCCGTGGTCCGGCCGGACGCGTAG
- the mshA gene encoding D-inositol-3-phosphate glycosyltransferase, giving the protein MSQYVSRIGGSIGGRLAAARATRHEPPRLRLPAAVGGHRKPRRVAMLSVHTSPLHQPGTGDAGGMNVYIVELARRLAAINIEVEIFTRATTGGLPPVVELAPGVLVRHVDAGPYEGLAKEELPAQLCAFTHGVMQAWAGHRPGYYDLVHSHYWLSGHVGWLAAERWGVPLVHAMHTMAKVKNAALAEGDTPEPAARVIGETQIVAAADRLIANTAEEADELVRHYEADPSKVAVVHPGVNLDRFTVADGRAAARARLGLPQDAVIPLFAGRIQPLKAPDILLRAVAVLVDQDPSLRRRLFVPVVGGPSGSGLAKPEGLQKLAAKLGITDLVHFHPPVAQDGLADWFRAASVLVMPSYSESFGLVAIEAQATGTPVLAAEVGGLPVAVNDGATGILVPGHDPVDYARELRRFIDEPELTDRMGAQAARHAQFFGWDTAASATADVYTAAMHDHRRRVRSHHG; this is encoded by the coding sequence TTGAGCCAGTACGTGTCCCGCATCGGCGGCAGTATCGGCGGCCGCCTGGCCGCCGCCCGCGCGACCCGCCACGAGCCGCCGAGGCTGCGCCTGCCGGCCGCCGTCGGCGGTCACCGCAAGCCGCGCCGCGTCGCCATGCTCAGCGTGCACACCTCGCCGCTCCACCAGCCCGGCACCGGCGACGCCGGCGGGATGAACGTGTACATCGTGGAGCTGGCCCGCCGCCTCGCCGCGATCAACATCGAGGTCGAGATCTTCACCCGGGCCACCACCGGCGGGCTGCCGCCCGTCGTCGAGCTCGCGCCCGGGGTCCTCGTACGGCACGTGGACGCGGGACCGTACGAAGGCCTCGCCAAGGAGGAGCTCCCGGCCCAGCTGTGCGCCTTCACCCACGGCGTCATGCAGGCCTGGGCCGGCCACCGCCCCGGCTACTACGACCTCGTCCACTCCCACTACTGGCTCTCCGGCCACGTGGGCTGGCTTGCCGCCGAACGCTGGGGCGTCCCCCTCGTACACGCCATGCACACCATGGCCAAGGTCAAGAACGCCGCGCTCGCCGAGGGTGACACGCCCGAGCCCGCCGCCCGCGTCATCGGCGAGACCCAGATCGTGGCCGCCGCCGACCGCCTCATCGCGAACACCGCCGAAGAGGCCGACGAGCTCGTACGGCACTACGAGGCCGACCCCTCCAAGGTGGCCGTCGTCCACCCCGGCGTGAACCTCGACCGCTTCACCGTCGCCGACGGCCGCGCCGCCGCCCGCGCCCGCCTCGGCCTGCCGCAGGACGCCGTCATCCCGCTCTTCGCCGGACGCATCCAGCCCCTGAAGGCCCCCGACATCCTGCTGCGCGCCGTCGCCGTCCTCGTCGACCAGGACCCCTCGCTTCGCCGCCGGCTCTTCGTCCCCGTCGTCGGCGGCCCCAGCGGAAGCGGACTGGCCAAGCCGGAGGGGCTGCAGAAGCTCGCCGCGAAGCTCGGCATCACCGACCTCGTGCACTTCCACCCGCCCGTCGCGCAGGACGGGCTCGCCGACTGGTTCCGGGCCGCGTCCGTGCTGGTCATGCCCTCGTACAGCGAGTCCTTCGGGCTCGTCGCCATCGAGGCCCAGGCCACCGGCACGCCGGTACTGGCCGCCGAGGTCGGCGGACTGCCCGTCGCCGTCAACGACGGGGCGACGGGGATCCTCGTACCCGGACACGACCCGGTGGACTACGCGCGGGAGCTGCGGCGCTTCATCGACGAGCCGGAGCTCACCGACCGGATGGGCGCGCAGGCCGCACGGCACGCGCAGTTCTTCGGCTGGGACACCGCCGCGAGCGCCACGGCCGACGTGTACACGGCAGCGATGCACGATCACCGCCGTCGCGTACGCTCCCACCATGGCTGA
- a CDS encoding class I SAM-dependent methyltransferase, protein MVSRNTPSPSASRSTGRPVGSVTRGTTNPNRLRRMDRWIAATHGAALRRAEAPVAVDLGYGAAPWTAVELLARLREAAPRVRVVGIEIEPARVAGAKPYEREGLSFRHGGFEVPLDGTAGDPVGHAALIRAANVLRQYDEEQVEQVWGRLCARLAPGGLLVEGTCDEIGRRHVWVALGPEGPRTVTFATRLGSLERPSDLAERLPKALIHRNVPGEPVHAFLRDFDRAWAAAAPYASYGARQRWIRTARALAGDWPLADGPGRWRQGELTVRWEALRPVG, encoded by the coding sequence ATGGTCTCCCGCAACACCCCGTCCCCTTCCGCCAGCCGGTCTACCGGCCGCCCCGTGGGCTCGGTGACGCGCGGGACGACCAACCCGAACCGGTTGCGCCGCATGGACCGCTGGATCGCGGCCACCCACGGGGCCGCGCTGCGCCGGGCCGAAGCTCCGGTCGCGGTGGACCTCGGCTACGGGGCCGCGCCCTGGACGGCGGTCGAGCTGCTGGCGCGACTGCGGGAGGCGGCGCCCCGGGTGCGGGTGGTCGGCATCGAGATCGAGCCGGCGCGGGTCGCGGGCGCGAAGCCGTACGAGCGGGAGGGGCTGAGCTTCCGGCACGGCGGCTTCGAGGTGCCGCTGGACGGCACGGCCGGGGATCCGGTGGGCCACGCGGCGCTGATCCGTGCGGCGAACGTGCTGCGCCAGTACGACGAGGAGCAGGTCGAGCAGGTGTGGGGGCGGCTGTGCGCGCGCCTCGCCCCGGGCGGGCTGCTGGTGGAGGGCACCTGCGACGAGATCGGGCGGCGGCACGTGTGGGTGGCGCTGGGCCCGGAGGGGCCGCGCACGGTGACGTTCGCGACGCGGCTGGGCTCCCTGGAGCGTCCCTCGGACCTCGCCGAGCGGCTGCCGAAGGCGCTGATCCACCGGAACGTGCCGGGTGAGCCGGTGCACGCGTTCCTGCGGGACTTCGACCGGGCGTGGGCGGCGGCGGCCCCGTACGCCTCCTACGGGGCGCGGCAGCGCTGGATCCGGACGGCGCGCGCCCTGGCGGGCGACTGGCCGCTGGCGGACGGTCCGGGGCGGTGGCGGCAGGGGGAACTGACGGTGCGCTGGGAGGCGCTGCGCCCGGTGGGGTGA
- a CDS encoding PP2C family protein-serine/threonine phosphatase: MPVPVPRQRDTPATESGQAVLNGAAAPAAAPAATGVAQATPHTTPHTTPLTLLVIEDDPAGGLTVPEILDADGHRIRLRSARNLVEAERLLTPDVHCILLDLSLPETGTRAPAANGAATVAVDRLTTLRQVLRLAPRHAVLVLTSEADAERAAEAVRVGAQDFLFRDELDGRLLSRAIRYAVERKRADIAQYKLAESKLRAQENARLERGLLPTPLLEGSDLRFAARYRPGRSRALLGGDFYDTVRTPDGTVHAMIGDVCGHGPDEAALGVELRIAWRALTLAGLCGDDLLATLQEVLEVERPCEEIFATLCTVDISPDGRRAGLCLAGHPAPLISRPGRPARLLPYENSGPALGLLPRARWPRRQVELGGTWSLMLYTDGLIEGKIGEGKERLGQDGMVEMINRHLDRGLSGEGLLEASVTEARRLNGGELTDDVAVVLLSRAEG; this comes from the coding sequence ATGCCCGTACCCGTACCGCGGCAGAGGGACACCCCGGCCACGGAGAGCGGTCAGGCCGTTCTGAACGGCGCGGCGGCACCCGCTGCCGCACCCGCCGCCACCGGCGTCGCACAGGCGACCCCGCACACCACCCCGCACACGACTCCGCTGACCCTCCTCGTCATCGAGGACGACCCGGCCGGCGGGCTCACGGTCCCCGAGATCCTCGACGCCGACGGGCACCGCATCCGGCTCCGCAGCGCCCGCAACCTCGTCGAGGCCGAGCGGCTGCTCACGCCCGACGTGCACTGCATCCTGCTCGACCTGTCCCTCCCGGAGACGGGCACCCGCGCGCCCGCCGCGAACGGCGCCGCCACCGTGGCCGTCGACCGGCTGACGACCCTCCGCCAGGTGCTCCGCCTCGCCCCCCGGCACGCCGTGCTCGTCCTCACCTCCGAGGCGGACGCCGAGCGCGCCGCCGAGGCCGTCCGGGTCGGCGCCCAGGACTTCCTCTTCCGCGACGAGCTGGACGGCCGACTGCTGAGCCGCGCCATCCGCTACGCGGTGGAGAGAAAACGGGCGGACATCGCCCAGTACAAGCTCGCAGAATCGAAACTGCGCGCCCAGGAGAACGCCCGCCTGGAGCGCGGCCTGCTGCCCACGCCCCTCCTCGAAGGCTCCGACCTCCGCTTCGCCGCCCGCTACCGCCCCGGCCGCAGCCGGGCCCTGCTCGGCGGCGACTTCTACGACACCGTCCGCACCCCGGACGGCACCGTCCACGCCATGATCGGAGACGTCTGCGGCCACGGCCCCGACGAAGCCGCCCTCGGCGTCGAGCTCCGCATCGCGTGGCGCGCCCTGACCCTGGCCGGGCTGTGCGGCGACGACCTGCTGGCCACCCTCCAGGAGGTCCTGGAGGTGGAGCGCCCCTGCGAGGAGATCTTCGCGACGCTCTGCACCGTCGACATCTCCCCGGACGGCCGCCGCGCGGGCCTCTGCCTGGCCGGCCACCCGGCGCCGCTGATCTCCAGGCCGGGCCGACCCGCGCGCCTGCTCCCGTACGAGAACAGCGGCCCGGCACTCGGACTGCTGCCGCGCGCCCGCTGGCCCCGCCGGCAGGTCGAGCTCGGCGGCACGTGGAGCCTGATGCTCTACACGGACGGCCTGATCGAGGGCAAAATCGGCGAGGGCAAGGAGCGCCTCGGCCAGGACGGCATGGTCGAGATGATCAACCGGCACCTGGACCGCGGCCTGAGCGGCGAGGGCCTGCTGGAGGCCTCCGTCACCGAGGCCCGCCGGCTCAACGGCGGCGAGCTCACCGACGACGTGGCCGTGGTCCTGCTCTCACGCGCCGAGGGCTGA
- a CDS encoding phosphoglyceromutase, protein MADAPYKLILLRHGESDWNAKNLFTGWVDVNLTEKGEKEAIRGGELLKDAGLLPDVLHTSLQKRAIRTAQLALESADRHWIPVHRSWRLNERHYGALQGKDKAQTLAEFGEEQFMLWRRSYDTPPPVLEDGTEFSQSEDPRYASIPNELRPRTECLKDVVERMLPYWYDGIVPDLLTGRTVLVAAHGNSLRGLVKHLDGISDADITGLNIPTGIPLVYDLDAAFKPLNPGGTYLDPDAAAAAIEAVKNQGKKK, encoded by the coding sequence ATGGCCGACGCACCGTACAAGCTGATCCTCCTCCGCCACGGCGAGAGCGACTGGAACGCGAAGAACCTGTTCACCGGCTGGGTGGACGTCAACCTCACCGAAAAGGGCGAGAAGGAGGCGATCCGCGGCGGTGAGCTGCTGAAGGACGCCGGCCTGCTGCCCGATGTCCTGCACACCTCCCTGCAGAAGCGCGCGATCCGCACCGCGCAGCTCGCCCTGGAGTCCGCGGACCGCCACTGGATCCCGGTGCACCGCTCCTGGCGCCTGAACGAGCGCCACTACGGTGCGCTCCAGGGCAAGGACAAGGCGCAGACCCTCGCCGAGTTCGGCGAGGAGCAGTTCATGCTGTGGCGCCGCTCGTACGACACCCCGCCGCCGGTACTCGAGGACGGTACGGAGTTCTCGCAGTCCGAGGACCCGCGCTACGCGTCGATCCCGAACGAGCTGCGTCCGCGCACCGAGTGCCTCAAGGACGTCGTCGAGCGCATGCTGCCGTACTGGTACGACGGCATCGTCCCGGACCTGCTGACCGGCCGCACGGTCCTGGTCGCCGCGCACGGCAACTCCCTGCGCGGCCTGGTCAAGCACCTCGACGGCATCTCCGACGCCGACATCACGGGCCTGAACATCCCGACCGGCATCCCGCTCGTCTACGACCTGGACGCCGCCTTCAAGCCCCTCAACCCGGGCGGCACCTACCTCGACCCGGACGCCGCCGCGGCCGCCATCGAGGCCGTCAAGAACCAGGGCAAGAAGAAGTAG
- a CDS encoding MDR family MFS transporter, translating to MSVASMRRAARESVSGLPTAFWWLWASTLVNRLGAFVATFMTLYLTLDRGYSASFAGLVVALHGLGGVISSLVAGVMTDRLGRRPTLLAANVATALSVALLGFMEHPAAIAAVALLVGMASNASRPAVQAMMADIVRPEDRVRAFALNYWAINLGFAVSATVAGFIAEYSYLAGFLGEAALTLVCAVLVFLKLPESRPEKGAAGSAAGEPEIGLGTVLRDGRFMGVVGLSFLISLIFMQGSFGLPLAMGSAGFSSADYGLVAAVNGVMIVVLQIPVTRFIEHRDPQKLLVISALLAGYGFGLTAFGGSVGALALTVCVWTLAEIINSPTQMSLVVRLSPLHGRGRYQGMYTMSWAVASLVAPLLAGAVIDRHGAEWLWGTTAVLGTVAGLGYWMLMRSLAEGDPGTGTDAAAAAGPAAPKAVPLPTATEA from the coding sequence ATGTCCGTTGCGAGCATGAGACGGGCCGCCCGGGAGAGCGTGTCGGGGCTGCCGACGGCGTTCTGGTGGCTTTGGGCGAGCACCCTGGTCAACCGGCTCGGGGCCTTCGTCGCCACCTTCATGACCTTGTACCTGACCCTGGACAGGGGCTACTCGGCCTCCTTCGCGGGACTTGTGGTCGCCCTCCACGGGCTCGGCGGGGTCATTTCGTCACTGGTCGCCGGTGTCATGACCGACCGGCTCGGGCGGCGGCCGACGCTGCTCGCGGCGAACGTCGCGACCGCGCTCTCGGTGGCGCTGCTGGGCTTCATGGAGCACCCGGCGGCCATCGCCGCGGTGGCTCTGCTGGTCGGCATGGCCTCGAACGCGTCGCGGCCCGCGGTGCAGGCGATGATGGCGGACATCGTGCGTCCCGAGGACCGGGTGCGGGCCTTCGCGCTGAACTACTGGGCGATCAACCTGGGCTTCGCCGTCTCCGCGACCGTCGCCGGTTTCATCGCCGAGTACAGCTACCTCGCCGGCTTCCTGGGCGAGGCGGCGCTGACGCTGGTCTGCGCGGTCCTCGTGTTCCTGAAGCTTCCCGAGTCGCGGCCCGAGAAGGGCGCCGCGGGTTCGGCGGCCGGGGAGCCGGAGATCGGGCTGGGCACGGTGCTGCGCGACGGGCGGTTCATGGGGGTCGTGGGGCTGTCGTTCCTGATCTCGCTGATCTTCATGCAGGGCTCCTTCGGCCTGCCGCTGGCGATGGGGTCCGCGGGCTTCTCCAGCGCCGACTACGGCCTGGTCGCCGCGGTGAACGGCGTGATGATCGTGGTGCTGCAGATCCCGGTCACCCGGTTCATCGAGCACCGGGACCCGCAGAAGCTGCTGGTGATCTCGGCGCTGCTGGCCGGGTACGGGTTCGGGCTCACGGCCTTCGGCGGATCCGTCGGGGCGCTCGCGCTGACGGTGTGCGTGTGGACGCTGGCCGAGATCATCAACTCGCCGACCCAGATGAGCCTGGTCGTGCGGCTGTCCCCGCTGCACGGGCGGGGCCGCTACCAGGGCATGTACACGATGTCGTGGGCCGTGGCCTCGCTCGTCGCCCCGCTGCTGGCCGGCGCGGTCATCGACCGGCACGGGGCGGAGTGGCTGTGGGGGACGACGGCGGTGCTGGGCACGGTCGCGGGGCTCGGGTACTGGATGCTCATGCGCAGTCTCGCCGAGGGTGACCCGGGTACGGGTACGGACGCGGCTGCGGCCGCGGGCCCCGCCGCACCGAAGGCCGTACCGCTTCCGACCGCCACCGAGGCGTAG